In Candidatus Binatia bacterium, one DNA window encodes the following:
- a CDS encoding phytanoyl-CoA dioxygenase family protein, whose product MTTQTWQLDEPTLAHHLARIEEDGYTVLEGAIEPELVVALRDTIRRLERELDVKPRGTAAEGHATRRIYNLLAKDPVFQAMPLHRNVLPLVERLLDRGCLLSGMTAIDIGPGEDPQPLHGDDLVMSRHLKRPHAPMMVTCMWALTDFTEANGGTRYVPGSHRWPDVPGPDGVPGDVEVRAIEMPAGSVMVFHGSLWHGGGANRTESEWRCGVNVQYCPGFVRQQQNPYLGIPREIAATFPDRLLELLGYRLYRGIMGHVDGKSPGEVVFGERMAETAYRDAEQRRRARR is encoded by the coding sequence ATGACGACCCAGACCTGGCAGCTCGACGAGCCGACGCTCGCCCACCACCTCGCCCGCATCGAGGAGGACGGCTACACGGTGCTCGAGGGCGCGATCGAGCCCGAGCTCGTCGTGGCCCTGCGCGACACCATCCGTCGCCTCGAGCGCGAGCTCGACGTCAAGCCGCGCGGCACCGCGGCCGAGGGCCACGCGACCCGTCGCATCTACAACCTGCTCGCCAAGGACCCGGTGTTCCAGGCGATGCCGCTGCACCGCAACGTCCTGCCGCTCGTCGAGCGCCTGCTCGACCGCGGCTGCCTGCTCTCGGGCATGACGGCGATCGACATCGGCCCCGGCGAGGATCCACAGCCGCTGCACGGCGACGACCTCGTCATGTCGCGCCACCTGAAGCGTCCGCACGCGCCGATGATGGTCACCTGCATGTGGGCGCTGACCGACTTCACCGAGGCCAACGGCGGCACGCGCTACGTGCCGGGCTCGCACCGCTGGCCCGACGTGCCCGGCCCGGACGGCGTCCCGGGAGACGTCGAGGTGCGGGCGATCGAGATGCCGGCGGGCAGCGTGATGGTCTTCCACGGCAGCCTGTGGCACGGCGGCGGCGCGAACCGCACGGAGTCGGAGTGGCGCTGCGGCGTCAACGTGCAGTACTGCCCGGGCTTCGTCCGCCAGCAGCAGAACCCCTACCTCGGCATCCCGCGCGAGATCGCCGCGACCTTCCCGGATCGATTGCTCGAGCTGCTCGGCTACCGCCTCTACCGCGGCATCATGGGCCACGTCGACGGCAAGAGCCCCGGTGAGGTCGTGTTCGGCGAGCGCATGGCGGAGACGGCGTACCGCGACGCCGAGCAGCGCCGCCGGGCGCGGCGTTGA